The Shewanella halotolerans region GCTGACGCGGGAGATAGTCGATATCCTCTCTAACCTGGATCTCGAGGTTGAGCAGATGGAGTGCAACCGGGTCCATGTCTCTACCCTGGGGCAGACGGTATTCTCGGCCAAGTTGGCAGTATCCGTGCCCGATGAGATCAGCGGCGACAGCGTTATCGAGCTGTTGGAAAACGTCTCCCAAGATGCCAGAGTCAGCCTGACCTAAGCTTGAGGCAAGGGCTGTGGGTTAAGTGATCGCCTGCGGAGTCTGGGTGATGGAGAGTTGATCTTTGTTGCCACTCACAGTACTCTGCGGCCACTTAAGTTTTCTATTCGATAGAGACGATAGCCATGTCAGTAAAACAGCAGATAATCGATACGCTCACTCAAGTCTTAGCCCCTGTGCATCTTGAGGTGATCAACGAGAGCGACAACCACCATGTGCCGCCAAATTCCGAGACCCATTTTAAGGTGATCGTCGCCAGCGCCGTGTTCGAGGGCCAGCGTCTCATCGGCCGTCACCGCGCGGTCAACGAGGCGCTCAAGGCGCAGTTCGACGCCGGGCTCCATGCCCTGTCTATGCACACCTTTACCCCCGAAGAGTGGGACCAAGAGGTGCAGGTGCCTAACTCGCCCAAATGTAAGGGCTAAAAGCGTACAGGCTAAAAAGGACTAGCGCCTAGGCCCTTCTTGGCCGTAATGACGCATGAGATTGCGCCAAACGAAGACCACAGTAGGTTAACGCCGCTGTGGTTTTTTGCTTTCAAGGCGTTGAGCTAAGTTCACTTTACTTTCCCCGGCACCTACCGCATATTGTGTAGGTCTATCGCGGCGCAAGGGAACACCCTGTCGTCGCACGCCATACTGGTGCTCAGCATGTTGGCAAATAGATAGTTTGAGCATCACCATTTTGGGAGAATAATAATGCCGTTACTCGATAGCTTCACCGTAGATCATACCCGCATGAATGCCCCTGCCGTGCGTGTCGCCAAGACGATGACCACCCCCAAGGGCGATACCATTACCGTCTTCGATCTGCGTTTCTGCGTGCCCAATAAGGAGATCCTGAGCGAGCGCGGCATTCATACCCTGGAGCATCTCTTTGCTGGCTTTATGCGTGACCACCTCAACAGCGATCGCGTCGAGATCATCGATATCTCGCCCATGGGTTGTCGCACCGGTTTCTACATGAGCCTCATCGGTACGCCGAAAGAGGCAGAAGTGGCCGAGTGTTGGTTGGCCGCCATGGAAGATGTGCTCAAGGTGAAGCAACAGTCTGAGATCCCTGAGCTGAACGAATACCAGTGTGGTACCTATGAGATGCACTCTTTGGAGCAGGCTCAGGAGATCGCCAAGAACATCATCGCCGCCGGGGTGAATGTGAATCGCAATGATGACCTGAAACTCAGCGATGAGATCCTAAAGGGTCTATAACTCCCTCTCGGGATTTGACGTCATCTGAGTGGTAATCTGAGCGGTAAAATGTCATAAAAAGCAGCTTAGGCTGCTTTTGGGCTATCTGCATCGTCTTTTTAGCGGTTGTCGGTGGCTCATATGGGGCTAGTGATGGTCAAATTGGCGCCAACTTCTGCCTGAGTTAGGCTGATTGCATGGTTAAACTTTAGTCGAACAGTCCGGCTTTTTGCCGATTTTTTATGCGTTAAAAAGGGGCGAAAAAAAGCACGTTTTAGGGGGCAATTTTGCTTCGCAAATCCATATAACCCTGCTAGGACAGGGGGCTAAATTAATTTCCGTTTACCTAAATCATAAAAATCTCTCGAACTGTGATCTACTCCTCACTGTAAAAATCCCCGCATCCCTTTTAAAACACCCGTATTTTTCATGGCGATAAGCAATTATTTACGGTAAAATGCGCCCGACCAGCGTGATTGCGATCGCATTTCTGTAATAAATCTGCGCTAGCTCAATGCGATAGCTGATGTTTGAAATCTATCTCATTTAGCAGGAACGCGACGCATTATCTTTCCTTCATAAACGTAGTGCTTGTGGATATGATTACAATAAAGAAAGGATTGGACCTGCCTATAACAGGTGGACCAGAGCAAGTTATCCATAATGGCCCAGCCATTAAACACGTAGCTACTTTGGGTGAAGAGTATATTGGCCTGCGCCCCACGATGAAGATCAAAGTGGGTGATAAAGTGCAGAAAGGTCAGGTGATTTTTGAAGACAAAAAGAATCCTGGCGTTAAATATACTGCTTTAGCCAGTGGCACCATCTCAGAAATTAACCGGGGCGCCCAGCGTGTTCTTCAGTCTGTCGTGATCGAAGTTGAGGGAGACGACAGCGTTTCTTTCGCTAAGTACGATGCCGCAGCGTTAGACACCTTAGAGCCGCAACTCGTACGCGACAACCTGATCGAATCAGGTATGTGGCCTGCATTGCGCACGCGTCCTTTCAGCAAAGCACCAGCAGTTGACTCAACGCCTGCCGGTATTTTTGTGACCGCTATCGACACCCAACCGCTTGCTGCCGATCCTGCCGTTATCATTAACGAGCACAAGGAAGACTTTGCCAATGGCTTAAGAGTCCTTGCACGATTGACAGAAGGTAAGGTGTATCTGTGTAAGGCGCCAGGAGCCGATATTCCTGCGGCCAACGCACAAGTCGAAGAGTTTGCCGGTCCGCACCCTGCGGGTCTTGCTGGCACTCATATCCATTTTGTTCTGCCTGCATCGGCTAAACGCACCGTTTGGCATGTTGGCTATCAAGATGTGATCGCAATCGGTCAACTATTTACTACTGGTGAGCTAAACTCTCAGCGCGTGGTTGCGATTGCGGGTCCTAAGGCGCTTAAGCCTAGACTCGTACGCACTCACAGTGGCGCCTCTATTGCCGAGCTTACCGCCGGTGAAACTGCCCAAGGCGATGTACGCGTTATCGCAGGTTCTGTGCTTTCTGGTAAGACAGCCACTGGCCCACACGCCTACTTGGGACGTTTCTTTAACCAGGTTTCTCTGCTTGAAGAAGGCCGCGAACAAGAATTTATCGGCTGGGCGATGCCTGGTGCCAATAAGTTCTCTATCACGCGCGCTTTCCTGGGTCACCTGTCACCGTCTCGTCTGTTTAACATGACGACCAGCACAGGGGGCTCTGACCGCGCCATGGTGCCTATCGGCAACTATGAGCGTGTTATGCCTCTCGACATTCTTCCTACCATGCTATTGCGTGACCTGGTGTCAGGCGATACCGACGGCGCAGCTGCCTTAGGCGCGTTAGAGTTAGACGAAGAAGATTTGGCACTATGTACTTTCGTATGTCCTGGTAAGTATGACTACGCGTCGTACCTACGCGACTGCCTAGATACGATTGTGAGGGAAGGCTAATGGGCTTGAAACAGTTTTTCAAAAGTATTGAACCCCAGTTTGAGAAGGGCGGGAAATACGAGAAATGGTATGCGCTGTTCGAAGCGGCATACACGGTATTTTATACCCCAGGTCACGTAAACAAGGGTCGTACCCATGTGCGTGATAACTTAGACCTGAAGCGTATGATGATTACGGTTTGGGCCTGTGCATTCCCTGCGATGTTCGTGGGTATGTATAACGTGGGTCTTCAGGCACAAGATGCCTTGCTCGCTGGCTTTGCGACGCCGGATACCTGGCAAACTGCATTGTTTGGCCTGTTCGGTACTGAGCTGACGGCTGATTCGGGTGTTGCTGCCCTGATGTGGTACGGCGCCTGTTGGTTCCTGCCTATCTACGCGGTGACCTTCGCCGTGGGGGGTATCTGGGAAGTCCTGTTTGCAACAGTACGTGGCCACGAAGTTAACGAAGGTTTCTTCGTTACCTCTATCCTGTTTGCCCTGACTCTGCCGGCAACCATTCCGCTATGGATGGTGGCGCTGGGTATCACCTTCGGTGTAGTCGTGGCGAAAGAGATCTTCGGTGGTACTGGACGTAACTTCCTTAACCCTGCATTGGCCGGTCGTGCCTTCCTGTTCTTCGCTTACCCGCTAAACATGTCAGGCGACACCACTTGGGTGGTTGCAGACGGTTTCTCTGGTGCGACGGCGCTGAGCCAAGCGGCACAGGGCACTCTGGACTATGGCTTTAACCAAGCTTGGTGGGACGCCTTCCTAGGTTTCATCCCAGGTTCTGTTGGTGAAGTGTCTACGCTGGCGATTCTGCTAGGTGGCCTGGTCATCATCTATACCCGTATCGCGTCATGGCGCATCGTTGGTGGTGTGATGGTCGGTATGATTGCCGTCTCTCTGCTGCTTAACGCTATCGGTAGCGATACCAACCCTATGTTTGCGATGCCTTGGTACTGGCACATGGTACTGGGTGGCTTTGCCTTCGGTATGATGTTCATGGCGACTGACCCAGTTTCTGCGTCTTTCACCAATCAAGCGAAGTGGGCGTACGGTATTTTGATTGGTGCTATGGCCGTATTCATCCGTGTCATTAACCCTGCTTTCCCAGAAGGTATGATGTTGGCCATTCTGTTTGCCAACCTATTTGCGCCGCTATTCGACCACTTCGTGGTTCAAGCGAATATCAAGCGGAGGATTGCTCGTGGCTAGTAATAAAGATTCGTTCGGTAGAACGCTGTTTGTTGTTGTTGGATTATGTTTTATCTGTTCGGTATTCGTTTCTACTGCGGCCGTACTGCTTAAGCCAACTCAACAAGAAAACAAATTGCTTGATAAGCAAAAGTACATTCTTGAAGCCGCTGGCCTGGTAGACACTAAGTCTGGTGAAGTCAGCAAGGCTAAGATCCTTGAGACTTACGACAAGTATGTTGAAGCTAAGCTGGTTGACCTTAAGTCTGGTGACTGGGTTGAAGGCAACGCCGACACATTCGACACAGAGAAAGCGGCTCGCACCGTAGAGACCTCTTTCAAGCCTGAGCACGACATCGCTTCAGTTAAGCGCGTGGCGAACAAGGGCGTGGTTTACCTGGTACGCGATGACGCTGGTGCACTACAGACAGTGATCATTCCGGTTAAGGGTTACGGTCTATGGTCAACCATGTACGCCTTCCTAGCCGTTGAGTCTGACCTGAACACAGTTCGCAGCTTGGTTTACTACGACTTTACCGGTTCGGGTGAAACTCCGGGCCTTGGTGGTGAAGTTCAGAATCCTAAGTGGATCGCCAAGTGGAAGGGTAAGAAGCTTTATGATGACCAAGGTAACCTGGCTATCAAAGTGACTAAGAACCCTGCCGTTGCAGAGAGCGTTCACGGTGTTGACGCACTATCGGGTGCAACACTGACCAGTAACGGTGTACAGCACTCACTGGATTTCTGGTTGGGTAAAGAAGGTTTTGCACGTTTTCTTGAGAAGGCGCGCAACGGAGGACTGAGCTAATGGCTGACGCAAAAGAACTTAAACAGGTTCTGACTGGACCTATCATTAGTAACAACCCGATTGCGTTGCAGATCCTGGGTGTATGTAGTGCCCTGGCGGTAACCAGTAAGATGGAAACTGCCTTGGTAATGACCATAGCTCTGACTGCCGTAACGGCCTTGTCTAACTTGTTCATCTCTATGATACGTAACCACATTCCAAGCAGTGTGCGTATTATCGTTCAGATGACCATTATCGCTTCACTGGTGATCGTGGTTGACCAGGTACTGCAAGCTTATGCCTATGATGTGGCTAAGCAGCTGTCGGTATTCGTGGGTCTGATCATCACCAACTGTATTGTAATGGGCCGCGCCGAAGCTTACGCGATGAAGACGCCGCCTATGATGAGCTTCATGGACGGTATCGGTAACGGTCTGGGTTATGGTGCCATCTTGTTGTCAGTTGGCTTCGTGCGTGAATTGTTTGGTAACGGTTCGCTATTTGGTGTCGAGATCTTAAGCAAGATCTCTGAGGGTGGTTGGTATCAGCCAAACGGTCTGCTTCTGCTGCCACCAAGTGCGTTCTTCCTGATTGCATCGTTGATCTGGATTATCCGTACCATCAAGCCAGAGCAAGTTGAAGCAAAAGGATAAGCGTAATGGAACATTATATTAGTCTATTAATCCGTTCTGTTTTCATTGAAAACATGGCGTTATCCTTCTTCCTTGGTATGTGTACCTTCTTGGCTGTGTCTAAGAAAGTCACCACGGCCATGGGCTTAGGTGTTGCCGTAATCGTGGTATTGGCAATTTCAGTACCTGTTAACCAAATCATCTATCAGGGTATTTTGGCTCCGGGCGCCTTGGCCTGGGCTGGCGTACCCGATGCGGACCTGAGCTTCCTTAAGTTCATCACCTTCATCGGTGTGATCGCGGCGCTGGTTCAAATCCTTGAGATGGCATTGGATAAGTATTTCCCACCGCTATACAACGCGCTGGGGATCTTCCTACCGCTGATCACAGTAAACTGTGCGATTTTCGGTGCGGTTTCTTTCATGGTTGAGCGTGACTACAACCTGGGTGAAAGTTTAGTGTTCGGCATAGGTTCAGGTATCGGTTGGGCACTTGCGATTGTGCTGCTGGCCGGTATCCGTGAGAAGTTAAAATATGCTGATGTCCCTAATGGTCTGCGTGGTCTAGGTATTACCTTCGTGACTGCGGGTTTGATGGCGCTAGGTTTCATGTCGTTCTCAGGTGTGTCTCTGTAATAGAGACACCTTAACGGCTTCTGATTTTGAACCTTTAAGGATAAGTTAATGGGTATTATTGAATCTACTCCAATCGATGTATACCTCGGTGTGAGTATGTTTACAGCCATCGTACTGGTCTTGGTGTTGGTGATTCTGTTCGCCAAATCAAAACTGGTACCAAGTGGCGATATTACTATCGGCATCAACCATGATGCGGATAAATCAATTAAAACACCAGCGGGCGGTAAACTACTGGGTGCTCTGGCTGATAACGGTATCTTCGTATCGTCAGCCTGTGGTGGCGGTGGTTCTTGTGGCCAGTGTAAGGTGATCGTTAAGTCTGGCGGCGGTGACATTCTGCCAACAGAGCTCGACCATATCTCAAAGGGCGATGCCCGTAACGGTTGTCGTCTGTCTTGTCAGGTCAACGTTAAGTCAGATATGGAGATCGAACTGGAAGAAGAGATCTTCGGTATCAAGAAGTGGGAATGTGAAGTTATCTCTAATGATAACAAGGCAACCTTCATTAAAGAGCTTAAGCTGGCTATCCCTGATGGCGAGTCTGTGCCTTTCCGTGCCGGTGGTTACATCCAGATCGAAGCACCTGCGCACCATGTTAAGTACGCCGATTTCGACGTACCAGCAGAATATCGTGGTGACTGGGAGCACTTTGGCTTCTTCAAGCTAGAGTCTAAGGTTGACGAAGAGACAATCCGTGCGTACTCAATGGCGAACTATCCTGAAGAGGAAGGTATCATCATGCTGAACGTACGTATCGCGACACCGCCTCCACGTAACCTGTCTCTGCCTTGCGGTAAGATGTCTTCATACATCTGGAGCCTGAAGGCGGGCGACAAGGTGACTATCTCTGGTCCATTCGGTGAATTCTTCGCGAAAGATACCGATGCCGAGATGGTATTCATCGGTGGTGGTGCAGGTATGGCGCCTATGCGTTCACACATCTTCGACCAGCTCAAGCGTCTTAAGTCTAAGCGTAAGATGAGCTTCTGGTACGGTGCGCGTTCTAAGCGTGAGATGTTCTACGTTGAAGACTTCGACGGCCTGGCGGCTGAGAACGATAACTTCGTATGGCACGTGGCCCTGTCTGACCCGCAACCCGAAGATAACTGGGATGGTTACACAGGCTTTATCCACAACGTATTGTATGAAAACTACCTACGTGACCACGATGCGCCAGAAGATTGCGAGTTCTACATGTGTGGTCCTCCAATGATGAACGCGGCCGTTATCGGTATGCTTAAAGATCTTGGCGTTGAAGATGAAAACATCCTGCTGGATGACTTCGGCGGCTAAGCAATCATTCTTGTGATATTATTGCCGTGATTATCGTGCTCCCTAAGACGCCCAAAGGCCCTTAGGGAGTGTGTTACCGGGTTATCATTAAGGACAATGGTCAATATGTATAAGACCTTTATCAAGGGGTTAGTCCTGGCGGGACTAGCCTTTTTTATTTCGGCCTGTAGCCAACCTGTCAAGATGATTGCTATGTCTGGACAGACTATGGGCACCACCTACCACATCAAATTTGTCGGCGATAAACAGATGCCCGACGAGCAGCTGCTGCAGGCGGAGATCGACCTGGCGCTGGAGCAGGTGAACGATCAGATGTCCACCTACCGCAAAGACTCTGAGCTGTCGCGCTTCAATCAGATGACGCTCGAATCTAGCCTGACGGTATCGCCAGACACGGCCAAGGTAGTGCAGACGGGGATCGACCTCTATCGCAAGACAGATGGCGCCCTGGATATCACCCTGGGGCCGCTGGTAAACCTCTGGGGCTTCGGTCCCGACAAGCGTCCGACTCGCGTGCCAAGCGCCGAGCTGATCGCCGAGACCAAGGCCAAGACGGGTATCGAGTATCTCAAGGTCGATGGCCTCAAGCTGAGCAAGACCAATCCTGCCCTGTATGTTGACCTTTCCTCCATCGCCAAAGGCTTTGGGGTCGATAAGGTGGCCAAGCTGCTGAGCAAGTATCAGCCCAAAGGTTATCTGGTGGAGATAGGCGGCGAGATCAGCCTCTTCGGCGTCAAGGCGGACGACAGCCCTTGGGTGATCGCCATAGAGCAGCCCGATGAGGATGAGCGGGTGGCGCAGCAGGTGATTGAGCCGGGCAATATGGCCATGGCAACCTCTGGCGACTATCGCAACTACTATGAGGAGGAGGGGCAACGCTTCACTCATATCATCGACCCGCGCAACGGCTACCCCATCGACCACAAGCTTGCCTCCGTGACCGTGCTGGCCAAGGAGAGCATGATCGCCGACGGTTATGCCACCGCCATGATGGTGCTGGGCACAGAGGCCTCGCTGGCGCTGGCCGAGCGAGAGCATCTGGCCATCATGTTGATCGAGAAGCAAGCGCAAGGTTTCAAGGTCTACTATAGCGATGCCTTTAAGCCCTACGTGGGTTTGTGATAGAATAGCGTCCATCGGTGCGCCAGCCCGCTTAATATAGTGGCTAGGCGCACTCTAAAATGCAGTCTTGCATGTCGGTTGATTAGCTTGCCAAATAGCTAGTCAACTAGTTAGCGAATGGTTAGACACATAAGCAATACAGCCACTTATGTGTATCTGGAGTCAGTGATGAGCACTTTTTTAGCGGCTTTTGTGGTATTACTACTGTTTTTCGTTCTTATGTCTATCGGCTACCTGGTGAAGCAGAAGGCGGTTGCCGGCAGCTGCGGTGGTCTGGGTGCCCTGGGTATCGAGAAGGCCTGTGACTGTGACGACCCATGCGATAAGCGTAAGGCGAAGATGGCCGAAGAAGAGGCCCGTCGCGAGAAGCTGGCCAAAGATCGTATCATCTAGCCCGCGCCTTTTATGCGCTATTATTAAAGGTCCCATTCGGGGCCTTTTTTATTACCCCTGTTTTTCATCACTCTTTACCAAAACATCTTTCCACCCAGACTTCTCTCTACCCTGGCTCGTCTTCACCTAGACTCATCTCCTCCCTAGCGCCTTTCGCTTTGTATCGCCCTTAACACTCTGGATTTATTATCTTTAATCGCCTTGGTAATTAAAGCGCGAATGAGAACGATTTTCTTTGGTAACTGATTGAAACTAAATGTTTATTTGTAATTGGGTGAAAATTGCTCTAGGCTTAAATATTGATTTAGATCAAATCTTACTAAGGAGATCAAATGAAGGGTCATCCGAACGTCATTCGTCAGTTAAACAAGATACTGACCTTCGAATTGACGGCCATCAACCAGTACTTTTTGCACGCACGCATGTACAAAAATTGGGGTCTGGAAGAGCTCAATGAGAAGTGCTACAAGAAGTCGATCAAAGATATGAAGCATGCCGACAAGCTGATCGAGCGGGTGCTGTTTCTCGAAGGCCTGCCTAATCTGCAACAGCTTGAGAAGCTGCGCATAGGTGAGAACCCGGAAGAGATGTTGCAGTGTGACAAGACCATGCTCGAAGAGCAGCTGGTCGAACTGCGCAGCGTGATCGCCCTATGTGAGACGGAGCGAGACTATGTGAGCCGCGAGATCCTCGAGGACCTGCTCGAAGATGAGGAGGAGTATCTGGACTGGATCGAGGCGCAGCAAGATCTGATTAAGATGACGGGCATTCAAAATTACCTGCAGTCGCAGATGGAATCTGAATAGGGAGAGAAGCATGAAAGGCAATCAGGAAGTGATCGACACCCTCAACAAGCTGCTCACCGGAGAGTTGTCGGCGATGGATCAATACTTTGTCCACGGCTTGATGTATGAAGACTGGGGGCTTAACGAGCTGCACGAGCGGATCTCCCACGAGTCTGACGATGAGCGCGAACACGCCAAGAAGCTGGTCCAGCGGATTCTGTTCCTCGAGGGCACGCCAGATGTGGCCAGCCGCGAGGCGCTGAACATAGGTAAAGATCCCCAGGAGATGCTGCAGAACGATCTCAACTACGAGTATCAGGTGGCGGCCAACCTGCGTGAAGCCATTGCCCTGTGCGAGGAAAAGCAAGATTACGTCTCCCGCGAGCTGTTAGAGGTCTTGCTGGAAGAGACAGAGTCTGACCATATGTACTGGCTAGAGAAGCAGCTGGGCCTCATCGACAAGATAGGTCTGCAGAACTACCTCCAGTCTAAAATGTAAGAGACTGTTATATAAGAAAGAGGTAAGGCCTTGTATGTAAGGTGCCAGGCACAAGGCATTAGCCATTCGACGCCATGAGATAGCGATAAAGCCACCCTAGGGTGGCTTTTTGCTGCCTGTCATCTGGCGTCAGGCCTTTGTTCATCGCGAAGTGATTGAATACTGTTTAAATGTACAGTATTCTTGGCGGTGGAGGTATTAAGGTGAAAAAGATTATTCATGTAGACATGGACTGCTTCTTTGCGGCGGTCGAGATGCGTGATTTTCCCGAGCTCAGGGGCAAGCCTATAGCCGTCGGCGGACGCAGCGATCGCCGCGGCGTCATCAGCACCTGTAACTACGAGGCGCGCAAGTTTGGCGTGCGCTCGGCCATGGCCTCCGCCTATGCGCTCAAGCTCTGCCCGGATCTCATCTTGGTGCCCGGCCGCATGTCTGTCTACAAGGAGGTGTCGGCGCAGATCCGTGAGGTGTTTGCCCGCTACACAGAATTAATCGAGCCGCTCTCCCTGGATGAAGCCTATCTGGATGTCAGTGACTGCACTCAGCATCAGGGCTCGGCCACACTGATCGCCGAGGCGATTCGCCGGGAGATCTTCGAGGTGACCGGGCTCACGGCCTCTGCAGGTATTGCGCCGGTGAAGTTTCTGGCTAAGATAGCCTCGGATCTCAATAAGCCCAACGGCCAGTATGTGATCACTCCGCAGATGATCCCCGAGTTTGTGAAGACACTGGCGCTGATTAAGATCCCCGGTGTCGGTAAGGTGACCGCCGCCAAATTGGAAACCATGGGGCTGATTACCTGCGCCGACGTGCAGGCCTGTAGCCGTCAAAGCCTGGCTGAACGCTTCGGTAAGTTTGGCGGCGTGCTCTATGACAGGGCGCAGGGGATAGACCCTCGCGGCATCTCCCCCCACAGGGAGCGTAAGTCTGTCGGCGTCGAGACCACCCTGGCTAAAGATATTTACACCTATGAGCAGTGTCAGGCGGTGATGCCTCAGCTGATCCAGGAGCTGTCCGGGCGCATCAGTCGCAGCGCCAAGTCACGTCGCATTCACAAGCAGGTGGTTAAGCTCAAGTTCGACGACTTCAAACAGACCACCATAGAGCAGCGTAGCGACGAGGTCTCGGTGAAGCTGTTTTACGATCTGCTTAAACAGGCGCTAGAGCGCCGCGCGGGGCGGGGCATTCGCCTGCTGGGGGTGTCGGTCGGACTCGAGAGTGAGGCGGTGGGGGCCGGACTGGACGAGGAGGAGCATGGGGCGCAGATGGATCTCGGGTTTTAGCGTTAACCCTATTAACCTTTTGCTCGTAGCTTGGACGGTTATTGCACCTGGTTAGATTTTTGAAGCTTTACCCTTCATGGCAATCTAACGCCTGCCCGGCGGGGGTTGTGCAAGCACACTTTTGACACGGTGAGTGAAGCACAGCTTCGCGCTCGCGAACGAGAGGCATGGATGCCGAACTGGCATTTAAACACGGATGTTATTTGAATATGTCCCTATACGCTCCGCGGCGACGTCCTGTCGCCGAGGGTCAAAAGCGTGCTTACACCTGTATCTTCTATCTCTTCGATTTGACCTTTTTTATTTCCAATGTTTTGGCGCGAATTGGCTTTAACTCTTTGTAACAGCTCCGATGAGCACGGTATTTGGGCCAATCATGGGGCTGTTTTCCTCTCTCTTTCATTAGGTTTGTCCTGGTGTGGCAGAGTCTGGTTTGCTTAAAAAACGAGCCCCTTCAAGGGATAGGGGTTTTTAGGGGAGCTATGGGGGCAGATGAATGATTCATCATCACCATTATGAATGTTGCACAATCATTATAATAAATTTAAAAATTGGTAACGCGCTCCATATACTCGATTCTAACAGTCTTTGCTTATGTTTGTGGCCTGATGTACCGCGGGGGGAATAGGTGCTGTGGCAATAAATATTGCAGTTAGTGCAGGACTCGGTAGGGAGGTGCGGCTGATTTCCACATCGCCAACATCCTAATAAATATAAAACGTAATAAAGGAAGGATAGGATGATGGAAAAGTACATTAAAACTAATCACTTATTACGCTCCCGAGCAGCAGTAAGTCGGAGCAACATGAAGCTGAGTTGTTTGGCTATGGCCGTTTTTTGGGCCATTTCAGGTCAAGTTTTTGCTGAAGAAGCGCAGGCGCCAGAAGAATCACAGGATCAGAAGGCCAGCGCGTTTGAAGTCATCGAGGTGACGGCGCAGAAACGTGTGCAACGTATGCAAGATGTCGGCATCGCGATCTCCGCGTTTAAAGCCGATGAGCTAGAAGATCTCGGTGCCTATCAGGCATCGGCCCTGGCGGAATTTATCCCCAACATGGAGGTCGCTGTCTCTGACGATAGCGGCATCCCCATCTTCGTGATCCGTGGTGTGGGTCTACAGGACTACAACACTAACAACACGCCTAACACGGCCGTGGTCGTCGACGACGTCTATCAGCCCTATGGCATCTATAGCGCCTTCGCCATGTTCGATACCGATAGGGTAGAGGTGCTCAAGGGGCCTCAGGGCGGTCTGTACGGACGTAACTCTACCGGCGGCGCCATCTCTTTCTCCTC contains the following coding sequences:
- the bfr gene encoding bacterioferritin, with translation MKGNQEVIDTLNKLLTGELSAMDQYFVHGLMYEDWGLNELHERISHESDDEREHAKKLVQRILFLEGTPDVASREALNIGKDPQEMLQNDLNYEYQVAANLREAIALCEEKQDYVSRELLEVLLEETESDHMYWLEKQLGLIDKIGLQNYLQSKM
- the dinB gene encoding DNA polymerase IV, whose product is MKKIIHVDMDCFFAAVEMRDFPELRGKPIAVGGRSDRRGVISTCNYEARKFGVRSAMASAYALKLCPDLILVPGRMSVYKEVSAQIREVFARYTELIEPLSLDEAYLDVSDCTQHQGSATLIAEAIRREIFEVTGLTASAGIAPVKFLAKIASDLNKPNGQYVITPQMIPEFVKTLALIKIPGVGKVTAAKLETMGLITCADVQACSRQSLAERFGKFGGVLYDRAQGIDPRGISPHRERKSVGVETTLAKDIYTYEQCQAVMPQLIQELSGRISRSAKSRRIHKQVVKLKFDDFKQTTIEQRSDEVSVKLFYDLLKQALERRAGRGIRLLGVSVGLESEAVGAGLDEEEHGAQMDLGF
- a CDS encoding FAD:protein FMN transferase; this encodes MYKTFIKGLVLAGLAFFISACSQPVKMIAMSGQTMGTTYHIKFVGDKQMPDEQLLQAEIDLALEQVNDQMSTYRKDSELSRFNQMTLESSLTVSPDTAKVVQTGIDLYRKTDGALDITLGPLVNLWGFGPDKRPTRVPSAELIAETKAKTGIEYLKVDGLKLSKTNPALYVDLSSIAKGFGVDKVAKLLSKYQPKGYLVEIGGEISLFGVKADDSPWVIAIEQPDEDERVAQQVIEPGNMAMATSGDYRNYYEEEGQRFTHIIDPRNGYPIDHKLASVTVLAKESMIADGYATAMMVLGTEASLALAEREHLAIMLIEKQAQGFKVYYSDAFKPYVGL
- the nqrM gene encoding (Na+)-NQR maturation NqrM, which gives rise to MSTFLAAFVVLLLFFVLMSIGYLVKQKAVAGSCGGLGALGIEKACDCDDPCDKRKAKMAEEEARREKLAKDRII
- the bfr gene encoding bacterioferritin; its protein translation is MKGHPNVIRQLNKILTFELTAINQYFLHARMYKNWGLEELNEKCYKKSIKDMKHADKLIERVLFLEGLPNLQQLEKLRIGENPEEMLQCDKTMLEEQLVELRSVIALCETERDYVSREILEDLLEDEEEYLDWIEAQQDLIKMTGIQNYLQSQMESE